A stretch of Phycisphaerae bacterium DNA encodes these proteins:
- a CDS encoding uroporphyrinogen decarboxylase family protein, translating into MRELSSYERVRNTLDKKPVDEIAFTIDPWPETIKKWQTEGHFAKKDIEDWWLHFKQDIMAAGWLNSTADLDFEPRVLEETDDTILKVDGNGATLRTHKKYSRTPEHVNFVAKDRIGWEKHIKPHLFGVDGRRIPLEEYKKRRTIATEKQLFFCWHGEGPFEQIHSICGHEDMLMGMTLDPDWVRDMVMTYTELTIRHLELLFNEAGQPDGFWLYEDMGFKNKPFMSLTMYEDIVQLGHKRFFDFAHSIGCKVIVHSCGFVEPLVPGLITAGMDCLQAMEVKAGMDMPHLFKLFGDKIAFFGNIDARALITNDYKIIDEELTKKIVPVVSHSGSYILHTDHSEPPEIKYDTMWHFIRRGKEIAKEAASKK; encoded by the coding sequence ATGCGAGAATTAAGCAGTTACGAGCGAGTTAGAAACACGCTGGACAAGAAACCGGTTGATGAAATAGCCTTTACAATTGATCCGTGGCCTGAAACGATAAAGAAATGGCAAACAGAAGGGCATTTTGCAAAAAAGGATATAGAAGATTGGTGGCTTCATTTCAAACAGGATATTATGGCTGCCGGCTGGCTTAATTCGACAGCTGATCTTGATTTTGAGCCGAGGGTACTGGAAGAGACTGATGATACGATTCTTAAGGTAGATGGCAATGGTGCGACTTTGCGGACGCACAAAAAATATAGCCGTACGCCGGAACACGTCAATTTTGTCGCAAAAGACCGCATCGGATGGGAAAAGCATATCAAGCCCCATCTATTTGGAGTTGATGGGCGGCGGATACCGCTTGAAGAATATAAGAAACGCAGGACGATTGCGACAGAAAAACAGTTATTCTTCTGTTGGCATGGTGAGGGCCCCTTTGAACAAATTCATTCAATATGTGGGCATGAAGATATGTTGATGGGGATGACTCTTGACCCTGACTGGGTAAGGGATATGGTAATGACATATACCGAACTTACCATCAGACATCTGGAATTGCTTTTTAATGAGGCTGGTCAACCCGACGGATTTTGGCTATATGAGGATATGGGATTCAAAAATAAGCCATTTATGTCACTGACAATGTACGAGGATATTGTACAACTGGGGCATAAACGCTTTTTTGATTTTGCCCATTCAATAGGCTGTAAAGTAATTGTGCATTCGTGCGGATTTGTCGAACCTTTGGTGCCGGGCCTTATTACCGCTGGTATGGATTGCCTCCAGGCAATGGAGGTAAAAGCTGGAATGGATATGCCGCATTTGTTTAAATTATTTGGAGACAAAATAGCGTTTTTTGGTAATATCGATGCGCGGGCGCTTATTACGAATGATTATAAAATTATAGATGAAGAACTGACAAAAAAAATTGTGCCGGTGGTTTCACATAGTGGATCATATATTCTGCATACAGATCATTCCGAACCGCCGGAAATAAAATATGATACAATGTGGCATTTTATACGCAGAGGCAAGGAAATTGCCAAAGAAGCAGCCTCTAAAAAATAA
- a CDS encoding family 1 glycosylhydrolase, translating into MNLNLNLFPKNFLWGAATSAFQSEGAWNADGKGESNWDRWCHTSGKIKDGGNADIACDFYHRYPEDIEIMKQLGLTAFRFSIAWTRVQPDGRGVVNPKGIEFYDKLIDLFLNAGITPFVCLCHYDIPQVLEDKGGWVNREFTDWFADYAYIMAQKYGDRVKNWFTINEPICISEGHYSMTLEPPGLGAPQAGATVSHHLLLGHGKALRAIKSLGNHKVGIICNLYPIHPFNNSKQTNYEDSGHRRSIIGDGCGEESTNYEDQVQAVRLADGYINRWWLDPIYKGTYPQDIWRHKDFLPQIQDGDLEIISTKPDYLGVNYYHRMVVKPLRSKNKLSFQIVDAKELGTPYSEMGWEIYPEGLYEIVKTVASEYTNEIYITENGVSYADKISSDGFVHDAKRIDYLQQHLQQVEKCIRNGVNIKGYFAWTLMDNFEWELGWTQKFGLVYLDRKTLNRVIKDSGIWYRNLILKHKTKE; encoded by the coding sequence ATGAATTTGAACTTAAATCTGTTTCCAAAGAATTTTCTCTGGGGAGCTGCGACATCTGCATTCCAGAGTGAAGGAGCATGGAATGCAGATGGTAAAGGCGAAAGCAACTGGGACCGATGGTGCCATACCTCCGGTAAAATCAAGGATGGTGGCAATGCAGATATTGCTTGTGATTTTTACCACAGGTATCCAGAAGATATAGAAATAATGAAGCAATTAGGTCTTACTGCTTTTCGATTTTCTATTGCATGGACCCGCGTTCAGCCGGATGGTCGCGGAGTGGTTAATCCCAAAGGAATAGAATTTTACGATAAATTGATAGATTTGTTTTTGAACGCAGGAATCACACCTTTTGTATGCCTTTGTCATTATGACATACCACAGGTTCTGGAAGATAAGGGTGGCTGGGTTAACCGCGAATTTACAGACTGGTTTGCAGATTATGCTTATATTATGGCTCAGAAGTATGGCGACCGTGTAAAAAACTGGTTTACAATTAATGAGCCTATTTGCATCTCTGAAGGGCATTATTCGATGACGCTTGAACCGCCGGGCCTCGGTGCCCCTCAAGCTGGAGCAACTGTTTCTCACCATTTGCTGCTGGGACACGGGAAAGCTTTAAGAGCAATAAAATCCCTTGGCAATCATAAGGTCGGGATAATATGCAATCTCTATCCCATTCATCCATTCAACAATTCTAAACAGACAAATTATGAAGACAGCGGCCATCGTAGGAGTATCATTGGTGATGGCTGCGGTGAAGAATCAACTAATTACGAAGACCAAGTGCAGGCCGTAAGACTTGCCGATGGCTATATAAACAGATGGTGGCTTGACCCCATATATAAGGGCACATATCCACAGGATATCTGGCGGCATAAAGACTTTTTACCACAAATTCAGGATGGCGATTTAGAGATAATAAGCACGAAACCTGATTACCTTGGTGTTAATTATTATCATCGAATGGTAGTTAAGCCGTTACGTTCCAAGAACAAACTGAGTTTCCAAATTGTAGATGCCAAAGAACTGGGTACGCCTTACAGTGAAATGGGCTGGGAAATATATCCTGAGGGCCTTTATGAAATTGTAAAAACGGTTGCATCAGAATATACTAATGAAATTTATATAACAGAAAATGGTGTATCCTATGCGGATAAAATTTCATCAGATGGTTTTGTTCATGATGCCAAGCGTATAGATTATCTGCAGCAGCACCTTCAGCAAGTTGAAAAATGCATTAGAAATGGTGTTAACATTAAGGGCTATTTTGCGTGGACACTGATGGACAATTTTGAATGGGAGCTTGGCTGGACACAGAAATTCGGCCTTGTTTATCTGGACCGCAAAACGTTGAACCGAGTGATAAAAGACAGTGGAATTTGGTATCGTAATTTAATATTAAAACACAAAACTAAAGAGTAA
- a CDS encoding uroporphyrinogen decarboxylase family protein encodes MIKQENLSGEKIQPIRGKWKGTLTDRQRFNRQMHYKPVDRCFNMEFGYWKENFTKWPIFYENNITNDEDAELFFNFDRIAGIQALWMNPPYREEIIEQTKTCKRIVNSEGLLVEVPLDGHDTIPHIISSSIIKPQDWNRCKQDHFNRDDPQRKIDIGNLKKLYPASRDFPLGVDCGSMIGVVRNMLTFEGLAYAVYDYPDMVEDMVETFCVLIEDFLDQILGEIDFDFASGWEDICFKSGPIVSVDFFKNVVVPRYKRINKKLKAYGIDIWYTDCDGDVRPILPLLIESGINCLFPFEVNCCTHPGRLLDEYGKELRIMGGFDKMALGDGEAAIKKYMESLVPYVERGGYIPFCDHRCPPNVKHEDYIYYLDLKEQMFGMK; translated from the coding sequence ATGATTAAACAGGAAAACCTTTCAGGCGAAAAAATTCAGCCAATTAGGGGAAAATGGAAGGGAACTCTTACCGACAGGCAGCGATTTAACCGCCAGATGCATTACAAACCGGTGGACAGATGTTTCAATATGGAGTTTGGCTACTGGAAAGAAAATTTTACTAAATGGCCTATTTTCTATGAAAATAACATTACCAACGATGAAGATGCTGAGCTGTTTTTCAATTTTGACAGGATAGCGGGTATTCAGGCATTATGGATGAATCCTCCATACAGAGAAGAAATTATCGAGCAGACAAAAACCTGTAAAAGGATAGTAAATTCGGAAGGACTGCTTGTAGAAGTTCCTCTCGACGGTCATGATACAATACCGCATATTATCAGTTCTTCAATTATAAAACCACAGGACTGGAACAGATGCAAGCAGGACCATTTTAACAGAGACGACCCACAGAGAAAGATTGACATTGGAAATCTTAAGAAGCTTTATCCTGCTTCGAGAGATTTCCCGCTTGGCGTGGACTGCGGCTCAATGATAGGCGTAGTCAGGAATATGCTTACCTTTGAAGGTTTGGCTTATGCTGTTTATGATTATCCTGATATGGTTGAGGATATGGTTGAAACCTTCTGTGTGCTTATTGAAGATTTTCTCGACCAGATACTTGGCGAAATAGACTTTGATTTCGCAAGCGGCTGGGAGGATATATGCTTTAAATCTGGCCCGATTGTTTCGGTTGATTTTTTTAAGAATGTGGTAGTGCCTCGTTACAAGCGAATAAATAAAAAACTTAAAGCATACGGAATTGATATATGGTACACAGATTGCGATGGTGATGTCAGGCCTATATTGCCTTTGCTGATTGAAAGTGGAATCAATTGCCTTTTTCCGTTCGAGGTTAATTGCTGTACGCACCCTGGCAGACTTCTTGACGAATACGGCAAAGAATTAAGAATAATGGGTGGTTTTGATAAAATGGCTTTGGGTGATGGTGAGGCCGCGATAAAAAAATATATGGAATCCCTTGTGCCTTATGTTGAACGAGGCGGGTATATACCATTTTGCGATCACCGCTGTCCGCCGAATGTAAAACATGAGGATTATATTTATTATCTTGATTTAAAAGAGCAAATGTTTGGTATGAAATAA
- a CDS encoding right-handed parallel beta-helix repeat-containing protein — protein MCTAVHDKISDCYSFFVAKNGNDTWSGTLAEPDPKKQNGPFASLERARQAVRKLVSSGKLDKPVKILVREGIYFLEKPFKLTHEDSGTEKTQICYQSYPGEKAILSGGRVIENWHKSQGQLWETFIPEVKEQKWYFRQLFVNEKRCCRARLPKEGNYFRIQDVFSPDKKMETIAFKFIPADFQTFKDIKNAEVVNIHSFDTSRLKIDNINNDTNTIRLANTALFPFIKDRRYYIENIYEGLCEPGCWYLDANKGILYYWPRAGEQMSDAKVIAPRMTELINLEGDIKNGKYVEHVIIRDFHLQHADWVLPSRGYQSLQAAEYVNAAVHTVEARNCCFIQNELSQIGIFGFQLGVGSKNNSIIANKIYDMGAGGVKVGRTEDCHDDPEYFPVDFPEIIRRVSICDNEKVCGNIISDNYIYDGGKVFMGAVGIWVGQSGNNLISHNEIYNLYYTGISVGWSWTCWPTNHCNNIIEYNYIHEVLKETLSDGGGIYTLGVSPGTVIRNNVIHDVYSYNNNHACGIYLDASSSGIVIENNIVYRTSCNLIKIQIGISGNIIRNNIFAFGKGWQIGFDSERTNIFQQNIVYFNEGKLFSPKRNSKWSSFDHIIDFNIYFNENNDDEIKFLEYTFDQWRQIQPRPSWNGNVFEPLDVHSFIIDPLFVDPANGDFDLKPDSPAFRIGFCPIDRKSVGPR, from the coding sequence ATGTGTACAGCTGTTCATGATAAAATTTCAGATTGTTATAGTTTTTTTGTAGCCAAGAACGGAAATGACACATGGTCAGGGACTTTGGCTGAACCAGACCCCAAAAAACAAAATGGCCCATTCGCTTCGCTTGAACGGGCCAGGCAGGCGGTACGCAAGTTAGTAAGTTCCGGAAAATTAGACAAGCCGGTGAAAATATTGGTTAGAGAAGGGATTTATTTTTTAGAAAAACCGTTCAAACTGACGCATGAGGATTCAGGCACTGAAAAAACACAAATATGCTATCAATCTTATCCGGGCGAAAAGGCAATTTTAAGCGGAGGCAGGGTAATCGAGAACTGGCATAAAAGTCAGGGGCAGCTCTGGGAAACATTTATTCCAGAGGTCAAAGAACAGAAATGGTACTTCCGGCAGTTATTTGTAAATGAGAAACGCTGTTGCAGAGCCCGGCTTCCTAAAGAGGGGAATTACTTTCGAATCCAAGATGTATTCTCACCGGATAAAAAAATGGAAACAATCGCATTTAAGTTTATACCAGCTGACTTTCAAACTTTTAAAGATATTAAGAACGCTGAAGTAGTCAATATTCACAGTTTTGACACATCCAGGCTTAAAATTGACAATATAAACAACGATACAAATACAATTCGGCTTGCAAATACAGCCCTGTTTCCATTTATAAAAGACCGGCGTTATTATATAGAAAATATATACGAAGGATTATGTGAGCCCGGCTGTTGGTATTTGGATGCTAATAAAGGAATATTATATTATTGGCCAAGGGCTGGCGAACAGATGTCTGATGCCAAAGTCATTGCGCCGAGGATGACAGAATTGATAAACCTTGAGGGGGATATAAAAAATGGGAAATATGTCGAACATGTAATAATTAGAGATTTTCACCTGCAACATGCAGACTGGGTATTGCCATCTCGTGGATACCAAAGTCTTCAAGCTGCTGAATATGTAAATGCAGCGGTACATACTGTAGAGGCAAGAAATTGTTGTTTTATACAAAATGAACTCTCTCAGATTGGCATTTTTGGCTTTCAGTTGGGTGTAGGTAGTAAAAATAACAGTATTATTGCAAATAAAATTTATGATATGGGCGCCGGAGGAGTAAAAGTCGGCAGAACAGAAGACTGCCATGATGACCCCGAGTATTTTCCGGTGGATTTTCCCGAAATCATCAGACGTGTAAGTATTTGTGATAATGAAAAAGTCTGTGGCAACATAATTTCTGACAATTATATTTATGACGGCGGCAAGGTTTTTATGGGTGCTGTTGGGATATGGGTTGGTCAGAGCGGCAATAATTTGATTAGTCACAATGAAATATATAACCTGTATTATACCGGAATATCGGTTGGATGGTCATGGACTTGCTGGCCTACTAACCATTGTAATAATATCATAGAATATAATTATATTCATGAGGTATTGAAGGAAACACTCAGTGATGGAGGTGGAATTTATACACTGGGAGTTTCGCCAGGAACGGTTATTCGAAATAATGTTATTCATGACGTTTATTCATATAATAATAATCATGCCTGTGGTATTTATCTGGATGCGAGCAGCAGCGGAATAGTTATTGAAAACAATATTGTTTATCGTACATCATGTAATTTAATTAAAATACAGATAGGCATAAGTGGAAATATAATACGCAACAATATTTTTGCATTTGGAAAGGGGTGGCAAATTGGATTTGATTCAGAACGTACAAATATTTTTCAACAAAACATTGTTTATTTCAATGAAGGCAAACTGTTTAGCCCTAAACGCAATAGTAAATGGTCGAGTTTTGACCATATAATTGACTTTAATATTTATTTTAATGAAAACAACGACGATGAAATCAAGTTTCTCGAATATACATTTGACCAATGGCGGCAAATACAGCCTCGCCCCTCTTGGAATGGAAATGTGTTTGAACCTTTGGATGTTCACTCTTTCATCATTGATCCGCTGTTTGTCGACCCCGCCAATGGCGACTTTGATTTAAAGCCGGACTCGCCGGCATTTAGAATAGGCTTTTGTCCCATAGATAGAAAATCTGTTGGTCCAAGGTAA
- a CDS encoding uroporphyrinogen decarboxylase family protein, with translation MLPRERVLTTLGHKEPDRIPWGEHLIDCNVYEAILGRPTFVNSHFKEQQACWQGRRDEVVEHYKRDLPELTYALGLDIVTLPEVLPAKDSVYSPMKKIDDVTYCDENDNIFKVSNSGWLLPYKMNKDKYLCPTVESVQKQIDKLDSAPPVNVSDSCWEVHCYINDKMKKTHFIAGLGEGIEFPCFGIDEIEGWISLIEYPDVCKKIAELRGKQSIRTIQAYAALGLDAIIVCGDLGQSRGLSASPAIYKELVFPWQKAQAEEAHRLGLKILLHCCGNIWSVINDIADLYDAYESIQTSAGMDIRKLKEDVGQKITLWGGISHEHIHGGTVEDIRDDARYSFHHAARGGGYIMGSSHSLAIGAKIENIFEMKRCRDEWGVYPIDGKFTAKRSCS, from the coding sequence ATGCTACCACGAGAAAGAGTCTTAACAACACTCGGCCATAAAGAACCAGATCGTATCCCATGGGGAGAACATTTGATAGATTGCAATGTGTATGAAGCCATTCTCGGACGTCCCACTTTTGTGAATTCACATTTCAAAGAACAGCAGGCTTGTTGGCAAGGCAGGCGTGATGAAGTTGTAGAGCATTATAAACGTGACCTGCCAGAGTTAACGTATGCGTTAGGATTAGACATAGTTACTCTCCCAGAGGTTTTACCTGCTAAAGATTCTGTTTATTCGCCGATGAAAAAGATTGATGATGTAACATATTGTGATGAAAATGATAATATTTTTAAAGTGTCAAATTCCGGCTGGCTACTCCCTTATAAGATGAATAAAGATAAATATCTTTGTCCTACAGTTGAAAGTGTACAGAAACAAATAGATAAGCTTGATTCGGCTCCTCCTGTAAATGTATCCGATTCTTGCTGGGAGGTGCATTGTTACATTAATGACAAGATGAAAAAAACTCATTTTATTGCTGGTTTGGGAGAAGGCATTGAATTTCCTTGTTTTGGCATTGATGAAATTGAGGGTTGGATAAGTCTAATTGAGTATCCTGATGTATGTAAAAAAATTGCTGAACTTAGAGGCAAACAGTCAATACGTACGATTCAGGCGTATGCTGCGCTGGGACTCGATGCAATTATTGTATGTGGAGATTTGGGGCAAAGCAGGGGTTTGAGTGCCAGCCCGGCAATTTACAAAGAACTGGTATTTCCTTGGCAGAAAGCTCAGGCGGAAGAGGCACATAGGCTGGGACTTAAAATCTTGCTGCATTGCTGTGGAAATATCTGGTCCGTTATCAATGATATTGCGGATTTATACGATGCTTACGAGTCTATTCAAACCAGTGCCGGTATGGACATTCGGAAACTAAAGGAAGATGTTGGACAAAAGATTACACTTTGGGGTGGGATTAGCCATGAACATATTCATGGCGGAACGGTGGAGGATATACGTGATGATGCCCGCTACTCTTTTCATCACGCAGCTCGTGGTGGAGGCTATATTATGGGCTCATCCCATTCATTAGCTATTGGAGCAAAAATAGAAAATATCTTTGAAATGAAACGGTGCCGTGATGAATGGGGTGTATATCCAATTGATGGGAAATTTACTGCAAAACGTTCCTGTTCATAA
- a CDS encoding L-serine ammonia-lyase, with product MKSIKCIYKVGKGPSSSHTMGPQKAALIFKNKVDINATTAITVELYGSLAATGKGHLADSAIIAELSPLSITIKWFPDQILPLHPNGMIFRAFDYIGNEIINWVVYSVGGGELIDAGGDVEPLSSLKYDSNTIEEIISYCHINNKKMWEYVMEVEGDGIKSYLSNIWNVMKAAIRHGITQEAVLPGYLRLERRAKMMFKNTDIHTGILQDLNYIFCYALAVAEENASGGIIVTAPTCGSCGILPGILYYLSCHHQVPKEKIIQGIMTAGLFASAVCKSASISGAQVGCQGEIGTACAMAAAATCQILGGNNDQIEYAAEMALEHNFGLTCDPVGGFVQIPCIERNAFGATRAFECATYAISTNGKHKISFDTAVKVMYTTGRDMQSKYRETAIGGLASIIKFGDFKV from the coding sequence ATGAAATCCATTAAATGTATTTATAAGGTAGGAAAGGGACCATCAAGTTCGCATACAATGGGACCGCAAAAAGCAGCATTAATTTTTAAGAACAAGGTTGATATAAATGCCACAACTGCTATTACGGTCGAATTATACGGTAGCCTTGCAGCAACTGGTAAAGGCCATTTGGCGGATTCCGCGATAATCGCCGAACTTTCGCCGTTATCTATAACCATTAAATGGTTTCCAGACCAAATACTTCCATTGCATCCCAACGGTATGATATTCCGGGCATTTGATTACATAGGAAATGAAATAATAAACTGGGTGGTTTATTCGGTTGGCGGAGGAGAATTAATTGATGCTGGCGGAGATGTAGAACCGCTTTCATCTTTAAAGTATGATTCCAACACAATCGAAGAAATAATTTCATATTGTCATATAAATAATAAAAAAATGTGGGAATATGTAATGGAAGTTGAGGGAGATGGAATTAAAAGCTATTTGTCTAATATTTGGAACGTGATGAAAGCTGCAATCAGACACGGAATTACTCAAGAAGCAGTTTTGCCGGGATATTTAAGACTGGAGCGCAGAGCCAAAATGATGTTTAAGAACACAGATATACATACGGGAATTTTGCAGGACTTAAATTATATCTTTTGTTATGCATTGGCAGTAGCAGAGGAAAATGCTTCTGGAGGGATTATAGTAACCGCACCAACATGCGGCTCCTGTGGTATTTTACCAGGCATCTTATATTACTTGTCATGCCATCACCAAGTACCTAAAGAGAAAATAATCCAGGGAATTATGACGGCCGGATTATTTGCCTCTGCTGTTTGTAAATCAGCATCAATCAGTGGTGCACAAGTCGGTTGCCAAGGTGAAATAGGCACTGCCTGCGCGATGGCGGCAGCGGCAACCTGTCAGATTCTGGGAGGAAATAATGATCAAATCGAATACGCTGCGGAAATGGCTCTGGAGCATAATTTTGGACTTACCTGTGACCCCGTAGGTGGTTTCGTACAGATACCCTGTATTGAACGAAATGCCTTTGGGGCTACGAGGGCATTTGAGTGTGCAACTTATGCTATTTCTACAAATGGAAAACACAAGATTTCTTTTGATACCGCCGTAAAAGTTATGTATACAACAGGTCGTGACATGCAAAGTAAATATCGCGAAACAGCCATTGGGGGATTGGCAAGTATAATTAAATTCGGAGATTTTAAAGTATAA